A stretch of the bacterium genome encodes the following:
- a CDS encoding tyrosine-type recombinase/integrase: protein MAKKTTKPSARRATFSERGQYPRDKHPVDSYLVGLGDDSERVTRAALDSVADILSGGRLAADELAWHSLRHGHVNALRGRLQQLYAPSTANRYLSALKAVLRESWRLGLVDRETLEKTLDVKGIRGRREARGRAVSQDELSALFATCSHDDNETLGIRDAAILALLYGCGLRRAELAGLSRSDFRPSDRSLKVHGKGNKQRVVYIPAGAQVALEVWLETRGRWAGGLLSGVTKGGRVTRRDVSPQLIYRVIQKRHLKAGIAEFTPHDLRRSHISDLLDEGVDLAVIARQVGHSNVQTTAKYDRRSHRAQRTAADRLDVPYPS from the coding sequence ATGGCGAAGAAGACCACCAAACCCTCGGCCCGCCGAGCGACGTTCTCAGAGCGAGGGCAATACCCTAGGGACAAACACCCGGTCGACAGCTACCTGGTGGGCCTTGGAGACGACTCGGAGCGAGTGACCCGGGCAGCCCTCGACTCCGTCGCCGACATCCTCTCGGGCGGGCGCCTAGCGGCGGACGAGCTCGCGTGGCATAGCCTCCGGCATGGCCATGTGAACGCGCTCAGAGGCCGCCTACAGCAACTCTATGCCCCTTCGACCGCCAACCGGTACCTATCGGCCCTAAAGGCCGTTCTACGAGAATCCTGGCGCCTCGGGCTCGTCGACCGAGAGACCCTCGAGAAAACGCTCGACGTCAAGGGAATTCGAGGACGGCGTGAAGCTCGAGGCCGCGCGGTTTCCCAAGACGAGCTGAGTGCCCTCTTCGCAACATGTTCACACGACGACAATGAAACCCTTGGGATTCGCGATGCTGCAATCCTCGCCTTGCTCTACGGATGCGGTCTGAGGCGCGCCGAACTCGCCGGATTATCTCGTTCGGATTTCCGCCCCTCTGACCGCTCCCTGAAGGTCCACGGCAAGGGAAACAAGCAGCGAGTGGTGTACATCCCGGCTGGAGCCCAGGTGGCACTTGAGGTCTGGCTCGAGACGCGAGGGCGCTGGGCTGGGGGGCTCCTCTCGGGCGTGACCAAGGGAGGAAGAGTCACCCGGCGCGATGTCTCACCGCAGCTCATCTACCGAGTCATTCAAAAGCGCCATCTCAAGGCCGGCATTGCCGAGTTCACGCCCCACGATCTGCGGCGAAGTCATATTTCAGACCTTCTCGACGAAGGCGTCGACCTCGCAGTGATTGCGAGGCAGGTGGGTCATTCGAATGTCCAAACGACCGCGAAGTACGACCGCCGCAGTCACCGAGCGCAACGAACTGCAGCTGACCGACTGGATGTCCCCTACCCCAGCTGA